Proteins from a genomic interval of Gemmatimonadota bacterium:
- a CDS encoding glycerate kinase: MSTAALRNDARCIFDAALQAVDPASAIRRHVVREGSRLKVGGRGYDLDQFENVYVVGAGKAGSVMAGAMESLLGDQLTGGVVNVKYGHATPLRRVEVVEAGHPIPDAAGLVGTQKIVELLAPVGEDDLVFCLLSGGGSALLPLPADGVTLEEKQAVTELLLQCGATINETNTIRKHISRVKGGQLARLASPARVVSLVLSDVIGDPLDIIASGPTVPDESTFADCRSILDRYGLQDRLPVAVIRHLDAGSKGIVPETPDSGDPVFHRMQTVTVANNRQALDSARIEAEKRGYNPLVLSSSIDGETREVARIYAAMAREIEGYGDPVRRPACVISGGETTVTLKGGGKGGRNQEFVLATVSGIEGLERTVVFSAGTDGTDGPTDAAGAVADGHTQARAVEMGLDADACMDRSDAYHFFEPLGDLVMTGPTHTNVMDLRLLLVG; this comes from the coding sequence ATGTCCACTGCCGCCCTTCGCAATGACGCACGGTGCATTTTCGACGCGGCCCTTCAAGCTGTAGATCCAGCGTCGGCCATCCGGCGCCATGTCGTACGTGAAGGAAGCCGGCTGAAAGTCGGCGGCCGCGGTTACGACCTGGACCAGTTCGAGAACGTCTACGTCGTCGGTGCCGGCAAAGCGGGTTCCGTGATGGCCGGCGCCATGGAATCGCTACTCGGCGACCAGCTAACCGGGGGCGTGGTCAACGTCAAGTACGGACATGCTACGCCGCTGCGGCGCGTGGAGGTGGTCGAAGCGGGCCATCCCATTCCCGACGCGGCGGGCTTGGTCGGAACGCAGAAAATCGTTGAGCTCCTGGCGCCTGTCGGGGAAGACGACCTGGTGTTCTGCCTGCTTTCGGGTGGGGGATCCGCGCTCCTGCCGCTACCTGCCGATGGGGTGACGCTGGAGGAGAAACAGGCGGTCACGGAGCTGCTGCTTCAGTGCGGCGCGACGATCAACGAAACCAACACGATCCGCAAGCATATCTCGCGGGTAAAGGGTGGACAATTGGCCAGGCTGGCCTCGCCCGCGCGGGTGGTGAGCCTGGTCCTTTCGGACGTCATCGGGGACCCGCTCGATATCATCGCGTCGGGGCCCACGGTGCCGGATGAAAGCACTTTTGCCGATTGCCGGTCTATTCTTGATCGGTACGGTCTGCAGGATAGACTGCCTGTTGCGGTGATTCGCCACCTGGATGCGGGGTCGAAGGGAATCGTACCGGAAACACCGGACTCCGGCGACCCGGTCTTCCATCGAATGCAGACGGTCACTGTCGCCAACAACCGCCAGGCACTGGATTCCGCCCGGATCGAGGCGGAAAAGAGAGGATACAACCCGCTCGTGCTGTCCAGTTCGATCGACGGCGAGACCCGCGAGGTCGCTCGTATCTACGCCGCCATGGCCCGGGAGATCGAAGGGTATGGCGATCCGGTTAGGCGCCCGGCGTGCGTAATTTCCGGCGGCGAGACCACGGTAACGCTGAAGGGCGGCGGCAAAGGCGGACGTAACCAGGAATTCGTACTGGCCACCGTATCGGGCATCGAGGGACTGGAACGAACCGTCGTATTCAGCGCCGGAACGGACGGGACGGACGGTCCTACCGACGCCGCGGGCGCGGTGGCGGACGGACATACGCAGGCCCGGGCCGTCGAAATGGGGCTGGACGCCGACGCCTGCATGGACCGCAGCGACGCCTATCACTTTTTCGAACCGCTGGGTGACCTCGTCATGACGGGCCCTACCCATACCAATGTCATGGACCTGCGACTGTTACTCGTCGGTTGA
- a CDS encoding phytanoyl-CoA dioxygenase family protein — protein sequence MMTEAQRYLFDLTGFLHLDGALGETALAEALDAAERYIRTPAEDLPPDFGSRDGRIYDNGFAFDKSLERLVFEPSYWPIVKEFTSGKPRFVRGSMLVNQPGGVVDPGSLHCAREAYGWQSTRYDCRDGRIYCDDFVVFIYLTDVNPGDGGLVVVPGSHKCNFDRPDSVFDGGDLEDDAPPGTINVTPRAGDAVIISELLTHGTLRWKPTDRKRIVLVLRYAPQYSGGGPWTTDTLKARLSPETNELMALASFTEVKDVAQREVVTLTE from the coding sequence ATGATGACCGAAGCGCAAAGGTACCTGTTCGACCTGACCGGTTTTCTGCACCTGGATGGCGCCCTTGGAGAAACGGCGCTCGCCGAGGCGCTTGATGCTGCGGAGCGGTATATCCGGACGCCCGCCGAAGACCTCCCGCCGGACTTCGGGAGCAGAGACGGCCGCATCTACGACAACGGATTCGCCTTCGACAAGTCACTGGAGCGGCTGGTCTTCGAGCCAAGCTACTGGCCCATCGTAAAGGAGTTCACGTCCGGCAAACCCCGTTTCGTCCGGGGGTCCATGCTCGTGAACCAGCCCGGCGGAGTCGTCGATCCAGGATCGCTCCACTGCGCACGCGAAGCCTACGGTTGGCAAAGCACGCGCTACGATTGCCGGGACGGCCGTATTTACTGCGATGATTTCGTCGTATTCATTTATCTCACCGACGTGAATCCCGGCGACGGCGGACTCGTGGTCGTGCCCGGGTCGCACAAGTGCAATTTCGACCGCCCCGATTCGGTCTTCGACGGGGGTGACCTGGAAGACGACGCGCCACCAGGCACGATAAACGTCACCCCCAGGGCGGGCGACGCGGTGATCATCTCCGAGTTGCTCACGCACGGTACCCTCCGGTGGAAGCCAACCGACCGGAAGCGTATCGTGCTCGTGCTGCGGTACGCACCCCAGTACAGCGGTGGCGGACCGTGGACGACGGACACGCTCAAGGCCCGGCTTTCTCCCGAGACTAATGAATTGATGGCCCTGGCCTCCTTTACGGAGGTCAAGGACGTCGCCCAGAGGGAAGTGGTCACGTTAACCGAATGA
- a CDS encoding twin-arginine translocase TatA/TatE family subunit, with translation MIGDIGMQELMVIFLIVLLLFGADRIPALARGLGKGVREFKRVVNNANTEIQRAIDIDEKEPPPRKPPPTKELDRS, from the coding sequence ATGATCGGCGATATCGGCATGCAGGAACTGATGGTGATCTTCCTGATCGTCCTGCTCTTGTTCGGCGCGGACCGGATCCCGGCCCTGGCGAGGGGACTGGGCAAGGGCGTGCGGGAGTTCAAGCGGGTCGTGAACAATGCGAATACTGAAATCCAGCGCGCCATCGACATCGACGAGAAGGAACCGCCCCCGCGAAAGCCACCGCCGACAAAGGAACTGGACCGGTCATAG
- a CDS encoding anaerobic glycerol-3-phosphate dehydrogenase subunit C, with amino-acid sequence MDSAWQEQIAKETDCAFRFDETARVLYSTDASIYEIQPLGVAYPAHADQVSRILRFAYERGIPVTPRGGGTSLGGQAVGRSIQVDFSRHMNRILEVNVEEQWARIQPGVVLDELNDHLKPMGLLFAPDVSPSNRANVGGMIGNNSCGSHSIIYGKTIDHVLELDVVLSDGTQTVFKPVGDREYGQKAALGGLEGRIYREIRRIAHENRDEIAARYPRIMRRVGGYNLDEFTGEGPFDPCKMIVGSEGTLAAVTEARVNLVPLPAHKALGICHFSDLIESMEATVEILKTDPSAVELTDKTILDLAKESPAAAHQRDFIDGDPEAILMVEYYGETEGEVTDRLDALESLLREKHLGYACVRASTPAAQSNAWTIRKAGLGLLMGMKGDTKPATFVEDTAVSPEKLPDYIRDFRDIVHKHGTVASYYAHASVGTIHIRPLINLKEAEGIARMRVIAEEIRDLVLAYGGAVSSEHGDGLVRSEWNEKVFGPRLYEAFKAVKAVFDPNGIMNPGKIIANQKMTDNLRFGPAYQAEEINTYFDFSGDGGFSRSIELCNGVGACRKKLVGTMCPSYIATLDEEHSTRGRANVLRAALSGKLDDEGFTSDRVYEALDLCLECKGCKGECPSNVDMAKMKYEFLAHYYEKHGLPLRNRLFGRIETLNRLGSAFAPLSNRIVNHPWHKRILERTIGVDRRRSLPEFAEVTFEQWFYQRGSGSAENRDRPTVVFFPDTFVNYSEPHIGIAAVEVLESAGYRVVLAEPRACCGRPLISKGMLRQAREAAEYNITQLVRYVDRGWTIVGCEPSCVMTFRDDYRDLVDDPRADRLAEGMLMIDEFLAREHGAGRLSLPVRPTGRSISLHGHCQQKAIAGTNSTVAALELVPGYEVTTLNTGCCGMAGSFGYEREHYDLSMKIGEDRLFPAVRAADEGTELAATGTSCRHQIADGTGRTAFHPIELIRNALGDRRSIQR; translated from the coding sequence ATGGACTCAGCCTGGCAGGAACAGATCGCGAAAGAGACCGACTGCGCGTTCCGATTCGACGAAACGGCCAGGGTCCTGTACAGCACGGACGCCAGCATCTACGAAATCCAGCCGCTGGGCGTCGCCTATCCAGCCCACGCGGACCAGGTCTCCCGCATCCTCCGTTTCGCCTACGAAAGAGGCATCCCCGTCACGCCCCGCGGCGGGGGCACCAGCCTGGGCGGCCAGGCGGTAGGCCGCAGCATCCAGGTCGACTTCTCCCGGCACATGAACCGGATCCTCGAGGTCAACGTCGAGGAACAGTGGGCCAGGATCCAGCCCGGCGTGGTGCTCGACGAACTGAACGACCACCTGAAACCTATGGGACTGCTCTTCGCCCCGGACGTCTCCCCGAGCAACCGGGCGAACGTCGGCGGCATGATCGGCAACAACTCCTGCGGTTCCCATTCCATCATATACGGCAAAACGATCGACCACGTCCTGGAACTCGACGTGGTCCTGAGCGACGGCACCCAGACGGTCTTCAAGCCGGTTGGCGACCGTGAATACGGCCAGAAGGCCGCACTCGGCGGACTGGAGGGCCGGATCTACCGCGAAATCCGCCGCATCGCCCACGAAAACCGGGACGAGATCGCGGCCCGGTACCCCCGGATCATGCGGCGCGTGGGCGGATACAACCTGGACGAGTTTACCGGAGAAGGTCCCTTCGACCCCTGCAAGATGATCGTCGGGTCCGAGGGCACCCTGGCGGCCGTGACCGAGGCGCGCGTCAACCTGGTGCCGCTTCCTGCCCACAAGGCCCTCGGTATCTGTCACTTCTCGGACCTGATCGAATCCATGGAAGCGACGGTGGAGATCCTGAAGACCGATCCCTCCGCCGTGGAACTCACCGACAAGACCATACTGGATCTGGCCAAGGAATCTCCCGCGGCCGCCCATCAGCGGGACTTCATCGACGGCGACCCGGAAGCCATCCTCATGGTCGAGTATTACGGGGAGACGGAAGGCGAGGTCACGGACCGCCTGGACGCCCTCGAATCCCTGCTTCGGGAGAAGCACCTGGGCTACGCCTGCGTCCGTGCCTCGACTCCTGCCGCCCAGTCGAACGCCTGGACCATCCGGAAGGCGGGACTCGGGTTGCTGATGGGCATGAAGGGGGATACCAAGCCGGCGACTTTCGTGGAGGACACGGCGGTGTCGCCGGAGAAGCTTCCGGACTACATCCGCGACTTCCGCGACATCGTCCACAAGCACGGCACGGTGGCGTCCTACTACGCCCACGCCAGCGTGGGCACGATCCACATCCGGCCGCTCATCAATCTCAAGGAAGCCGAGGGCATCGCGCGCATGCGGGTCATCGCCGAAGAAATCCGCGACCTGGTCCTGGCCTACGGCGGCGCGGTCAGTTCCGAGCACGGCGACGGACTCGTGCGGAGCGAGTGGAACGAAAAGGTGTTCGGCCCGCGGCTGTACGAGGCCTTTAAGGCGGTCAAGGCCGTGTTCGACCCGAACGGCATCATGAATCCAGGCAAGATCATCGCGAACCAGAAGATGACCGACAACCTGCGATTCGGCCCGGCATACCAGGCGGAGGAGATCAACACGTATTTCGATTTCTCGGGCGACGGCGGGTTCTCGCGGTCCATCGAGCTCTGCAACGGGGTCGGCGCCTGCCGCAAGAAGCTGGTGGGAACCATGTGCCCGTCCTATATCGCCACGCTCGACGAGGAGCACAGCACCCGGGGCCGCGCAAACGTGCTCCGGGCAGCCCTGTCGGGGAAACTGGACGACGAGGGGTTCACAAGCGACCGGGTCTACGAAGCCCTCGACCTCTGCCTGGAGTGCAAGGGCTGCAAAGGCGAGTGCCCCTCCAACGTCGACATGGCCAAGATGAAGTACGAATTCCTCGCCCACTACTACGAGAAACACGGGCTGCCCCTGCGCAACCGCCTGTTCGGCCGTATCGAAACGCTCAACCGGCTCGGTTCCGCCTTTGCGCCGCTGAGCAACCGGATCGTGAACCATCCCTGGCACAAGCGGATCCTGGAACGGACGATCGGCGTGGACAGGCGGCGGTCCCTTCCGGAGTTCGCCGAAGTCACGTTCGAACAGTGGTTCTATCAGCGCGGTTCCGGTAGCGCCGAGAACCGTGATCGACCGACCGTCGTCTTCTTCCCGGACACCTTCGTCAACTACAGCGAGCCCCATATCGGGATTGCCGCCGTGGAGGTACTCGAAAGCGCCGGATACCGCGTGGTGCTGGCCGAACCCCGCGCCTGCTGCGGCAGGCCCCTCATCTCGAAGGGCATGCTGCGCCAGGCCCGGGAGGCCGCCGAATACAACATCACCCAGCTTGTCCGGTACGTGGACCGCGGATGGACCATCGTGGGCTGTGAACCCAGTTGTGTCATGACGTTTCGGGACGACTACCGCGACCTCGTGGACGACCCGCGTGCCGACCGGCTCGCAGAGGGCATGCTCATGATCGACGAGTTCCTGGCCCGGGAGCACGGGGCCGGTCGTCTATCGCTTCCGGTCCGGCCCACTGGCCGGTCGATCAGTCTGCACGGGCACTGCCAGCAGAAGGCCATCGCTGGTACCAACTCCACTGTGGCCGCCCTGGAACTGGTGCCCGGGTACGAGGTCACGACGTTGAACACCGGGTGCTGCGGCATGGCCGGCAGCTTCGGCTACGAACGAGAGCACTACGACCTGTCTATGAAAATCGGCGAAGACCGCCTCTTCCCCGCTGTCCGCGCCGCCGACGAAGGGACGGAACTCGCCGCGACGGGGACCTCCTGCCGGCACCAGATCG
- a CDS encoding HupE/UreJ family protein — MALRIPVGTTDRVSPLTGRRTATSRVAVRVLLFLAIAGLTAAVPSPGAFGHDIPSDITVRAFIKPEGQRLRMLVRVPLEAMVDVTFPLTGPGYLDLSRADESLRDAAMLWLGQEVAIYEDGSRLAVPELMAVRASLPSDPSFQAYDSALVATRGPPLPAGTQIFWQQVMLDVLFEYRITSDRSEFSILPGLERLGMRVSTVLRFLPVSGGERLYQYTGNPGLVVLDPRWHQAAFRFVQLGFTHILDGMDHLLFLLCLIIPFQRLRVLVILVTAFTVAHSVTLVAATLGLTPAALWFVPLVETVIAASIVYMALENIVSPGLRRRWMAVFGFGLVHGFGFAYALRDMLPFGGDHLVVSLLAFNVGVEIGQLLVILICVPILRLLFRYLPGEQPRQSMQAGKIGQTGRTGWTGWTGHPRRIAAVILSVLAGHTAWHWLVERGAVLWEYDVLATTPDSALYGVAGLLVLMLIIAAFAGWAFLRSDRADRTNRSD, encoded by the coding sequence ATGGCCCTCCGCATCCCGGTAGGCACGACGGATCGGGTCTCTCCTCTTACGGGACGACGGACGGCGACCAGCCGGGTTGCCGTCCGCGTCCTGCTTTTCCTGGCCATAGCCGGACTCACGGCAGCCGTGCCGTCACCCGGCGCCTTCGGCCACGACATCCCCTCCGACATCACGGTACGCGCTTTCATCAAGCCGGAAGGCCAGCGCCTCAGGATGCTCGTGCGCGTACCCCTCGAGGCCATGGTCGACGTCACCTTTCCTCTGACCGGCCCCGGCTACCTCGACCTGTCCCGCGCCGACGAGTCCCTGCGTGACGCCGCCATGCTGTGGCTCGGGCAGGAGGTGGCGATCTACGAAGACGGATCGCGCCTGGCCGTGCCCGAACTGATGGCCGTCAGGGCCTCCCTGCCTTCCGATCCATCCTTTCAAGCGTACGATTCCGCGCTGGTTGCCACCCGGGGGCCGCCGCTCCCGGCCGGTACACAGATCTTCTGGCAGCAGGTCATGCTGGACGTGCTCTTCGAGTACCGGATCACATCGGATCGTTCGGAGTTTTCGATTCTCCCCGGACTCGAAAGGCTGGGTATGCGGGTCTCGACCGTGCTGCGCTTCCTGCCTGTTTCAGGGGGCGAACGTCTCTACCAGTATACCGGTAATCCGGGCCTTGTCGTACTCGATCCCCGCTGGCACCAGGCCGCGTTTCGTTTCGTGCAACTCGGTTTCACCCACATCCTCGACGGCATGGACCATCTCCTGTTCCTGCTGTGCCTGATCATCCCCTTTCAGCGGCTGCGCGTACTCGTGATCCTCGTTACGGCCTTTACCGTTGCGCACTCGGTCACGCTGGTCGCTGCCACGCTGGGCCTGACGCCCGCCGCCCTTTGGTTCGTCCCCCTCGTGGAAACGGTGATCGCCGCCTCCATCGTCTACATGGCACTGGAGAACATCGTTTCGCCCGGCCTGCGCCGGCGCTGGATGGCCGTATTCGGGTTCGGACTCGTGCACGGATTCGGATTCGCCTACGCGCTGCGGGACATGCTGCCTTTCGGCGGAGATCACCTGGTGGTCTCGCTGCTGGCGTTCAATGTGGGGGTCGAGATCGGTCAGCTACTCGTGATTCTGATCTGTGTCCCGATACTGCGTTTACTCTTCAGGTACCTTCCGGGTGAGCAACCCAGGCAAAGTATGCAGGCCGGCAAGATCGGGCAGACCGGACGGACCGGATGGACCGGATGGACCGGGCATCCCAGGCGGATCGCCGCGGTCATCCTCTCGGTCCTCGCGGGTCATACGGCCTGGCACTGGCTGGTGGAGCGCGGCGCCGTGTTGTGGGAATACGATGTGCTGGCCACGACGCCGGACAGCGCGCTGTATGGAGTGGCGGGACTCCTGGTACTGATGTTGATCATCGCCGCCTTCGCGGGATGGGCGTTCCTTCGTTCTGACCGGGCGGACCGGACGAACCGGTCTGATTAG